Within the Catalinimonas niigatensis genome, the region CCTGCGGATAATGTATGGCGGTGCCCACCCCCAGTTTTCCCAGTGCATCCATCAGCCAGTCTCTTCTCTCCGATTGGATCACATACAGATGATAGATGTGGTAGTCATCTGCCTTTTCTACTGGCAACTGTATGGGAAGTACTTTTAAGGCATCGGTATACCTGGCTGCAAGGGCACGACGCCGCGCATTCCAGTCCTCCAGAAACCCAAGTTTATACTGAAGTACTGCTGCCTGAAGCGTATCCATCCGGCTATTCCTCCCCAGACGGATATGCTGGTTCCTGGTGATCTGTCCGTGGCTGGCGATCTGTCTGCACATTTCAGCCAAAGAAGAATCAGCCGTCACCATAGCGCCTGCGTCACCAATGGCTCCCAGATTTTTGGTAGGATAGAAGCTGAAAGCAGCAATATCTCCCCAGTTGCCGACTTTCTTGCCTCCAATACTGGCGCCATGCGCCTGCGCGCAATCTTCTATCACTTTGAGCTGATGCTTTTGGGCAAGGGCACATATCTCAGGCATATCGGCGGGCAAGCCATAGAGATGGATGGGAATAATGGCTTTCGTACGGGAAGTAATTTTCTCTTCTATCCGCTTGGGATCAAGAGTGTAGGCATCAGGATGGTTGTCTACAAATACCGGTTGGGCATGGAGCAGGCAAACCGCTTCGGCAGCAGACATCCAGCCATTGGCAGGTACAATCACCTCATCCCCCGCCCCGATGCCTAATCCTCTCAGCGCAATTTCCAGGGCATCGGTGCCATTGGCACAGGAGATGGCATGCGACCGCCCCTGATATGAAGCAAAATCCTTCTCAAAAGAGATAACAGCTTTTCCTCCCAAAAGCGTATCTTTGAGCACTACTTCATCAAATAGTGTCTGAAGAGAAGAAATCATGCTTTTTTGTTGTCTATACAAATTCAGGAAAGGAATTTTCATAAAAATGAAGCAATACGTTTTATTTAATGAATTTTTTTTAAAGTTTTACGGTCAATTATAATGAATACTTCTTATCTAGAGTATGTAAATATGCTTAGCCTGCAAAAAGCTTTACGTTTTACCTACTTTATATAAACACACTTATTATACATTCAAATTTTAGTTATTTTTTTCTATGAAAAAAATTGCGGTATTGACCTCAGGAGGGGATGCGCCAGGAATGAACGCCTGCCTCAGGGCAGTTATCAGAGGGGCCATCTATCATGGAATAGAAGCCTACGGTATTAAGTATGGATATAATGGCCTGATTGAAGGTGATATATACAAGATGAAGTCCTACTCGGTGAGTAACATTATTCAAAAAGGAGGAACCATCTTAAAATCTGCCAGAAGTGCCGAGTTTCGCACCAAAGAAGGCAGAAAAAAAGCATTTCAGCAATTGCAAAGAAGAGGCATTGAGGGGTTGGTAGTGATTGGGGGTGACGGTACTTTTACCGGAGCCAGCATCTTTTATGAAGAATTTGGTTTTCCTATCGTAGGTGCTCCCGGTACTATTGACAATGACTTGTATGGTACGGATTATACCATTGGTTTTGATACTGCGGTAAACACGGCCCTGGAGGCAATTGATAAAATACGGGATACAGCTAACTCACACGATCGTATTTTCTTTATTGAAGTGATGGGTCGCGACTCGGGCTACATTGCCATACAGTCGGGCATTGGTGGTGGTGCAGAACTGATTATGGTGCCCGAAACCAGTACATCTATTGAAGATGTCATCCACGATCTGAACCAGGGACGCAATACCGAAAAAACATCTTCTATCGTAGTAGTTGCCGAAGGTGATGAAGAAGGGGGTGCGATGGAGGTAGTGAATAAAGTAAAAGCACGTTTGAAAGGAAAAGACCTTAAAGTATCTATTCTGGGACATATACAGAGAGGTGGTGCGCCTACAGCGATGGATAGGATCATTGGTAGCCGGTTAGGACTGGCAGCGCTGGAAGGACTCTTGGGAGGTAAAAAAGATATGATGGCGGGTATTATTAATA harbors:
- a CDS encoding DegT/DnrJ/EryC1/StrS family aminotransferase, which codes for MISSLQTLFDEVVLKDTLLGGKAVISFEKDFASYQGRSHAISCANGTDALEIALRGLGIGAGDEVIVPANGWMSAAEAVCLLHAQPVFVDNHPDAYTLDPKRIEEKITSRTKAIIPIHLYGLPADMPEICALAQKHQLKVIEDCAQAHGASIGGKKVGNWGDIAAFSFYPTKNLGAIGDAGAMVTADSSLAEMCRQIASHGQITRNQHIRLGRNSRMDTLQAAVLQYKLGFLEDWNARRRALAARYTDALKVLPIQLPVEKADDYHIYHLYVIQSERRDWLMDALGKLGVGTAIHYPQAVADMPVFSQYRQDDTPVASKQARQLLSLPLYPELEDDEQGYVIECMHKLLR
- the pfkA gene encoding 6-phosphofructokinase — its product is MKKIAVLTSGGDAPGMNACLRAVIRGAIYHGIEAYGIKYGYNGLIEGDIYKMKSYSVSNIIQKGGTILKSARSAEFRTKEGRKKAFQQLQRRGIEGLVVIGGDGTFTGASIFYEEFGFPIVGAPGTIDNDLYGTDYTIGFDTAVNTALEAIDKIRDTANSHDRIFFIEVMGRDSGYIAIQSGIGGGAELIMVPETSTSIEDVIHDLNQGRNTEKTSSIVVVAEGDEEGGAMEVVNKVKARLKGKDLKVSILGHIQRGGAPTAMDRIIGSRLGLAALEGLLGGKKDMMAGIINNRVVYTGFKECINTSKPLEQDLLRMVKILSI